Proteins co-encoded in one Arthrobacter alpinus genomic window:
- a CDS encoding DUF4011 domain-containing protein — MSVWSRPFRSSAEKKAPVSEVAGPKESSLELQAWLAGLDSYSGSDTALAFAMTEYGSISLTHANPSGLAQLLAGRKTRLSTLIREPEHYAAAKKAAAALRAKIFELSTDRGIDVGYLAAGMARWPADGRSGTDVCAPVLLAAVALSVRPGQDDYELQLMEQAQINPALVKHLAHNTTIHLDAPALGRLAYSTARFAPAPVLDRVRSLLASIPGASVEHSLVVSSFAFLADNLNDPALLDAPELVETLQQHSGDDVLPVELEPDFSRFTALDERLPEDEILVLDADPQQQYVLDMIRAGESVLVSTPPGTGQTQTAINAIAQLVHDGKSVLVVGERRGTLNELAQILNEHDLDSLLLQLSAQTGPQQIKSQLIRSITRNEKAVEPKLGSLHETLVDHRHQLVDHVASLHNVRDRWGCSPYQAMQSLAELTSIHPAPATTVRLKRSVLDSIRDRKELSSRLRRAAELGAFSQVAVTSAWHGARMVTRKETETAYALAEQLHDQVPAFAKKMSEVADFGQIRQGHSFAEWGRQLNMLVAIRESLDKFSADILTGPRMK, encoded by the coding sequence ATGTCAGTATGGTCAAGACCGTTCCGCTCAAGTGCAGAGAAGAAGGCACCCGTGTCCGAAGTTGCAGGGCCCAAGGAGAGCTCTTTGGAGCTCCAAGCCTGGCTTGCGGGATTGGACTCATATTCTGGTTCCGACACCGCGCTTGCCTTCGCAATGACCGAGTACGGCAGTATCTCGCTCACGCACGCCAACCCATCGGGTCTGGCCCAGCTCTTGGCTGGCCGCAAGACCCGCCTCTCCACGTTGATTCGTGAACCCGAACATTATGCCGCCGCCAAGAAGGCCGCAGCTGCGTTGCGGGCAAAAATCTTTGAACTGAGCACCGATCGCGGGATCGACGTCGGATACCTCGCCGCCGGGATGGCCCGCTGGCCTGCCGATGGCCGCAGCGGCACTGATGTGTGCGCGCCCGTGTTGCTGGCCGCCGTCGCACTTTCAGTCCGTCCGGGCCAAGATGATTACGAACTCCAGCTCATGGAGCAGGCTCAGATTAACCCTGCCCTGGTTAAACATCTGGCCCACAACACCACGATCCATTTGGATGCGCCTGCCTTGGGCAGGCTGGCTTACAGCACCGCACGCTTTGCCCCGGCACCGGTGTTGGACCGGGTCCGCTCACTCTTGGCCAGCATTCCCGGCGCCTCCGTGGAACACAGCCTGGTGGTGTCCTCCTTCGCGTTTCTCGCCGACAACCTCAATGATCCGGCTCTGCTCGACGCGCCGGAGTTGGTCGAAACGTTGCAGCAGCATAGCGGTGACGACGTCCTGCCGGTTGAGTTGGAACCAGATTTTTCCCGATTCACAGCACTAGATGAACGTCTCCCCGAAGACGAGATCTTGGTGCTCGACGCCGATCCGCAGCAGCAGTACGTGCTGGACATGATTCGTGCTGGAGAATCCGTGCTGGTGTCTACCCCGCCCGGAACCGGCCAAACCCAGACCGCCATCAACGCCATTGCGCAGCTAGTCCATGATGGCAAAAGTGTCTTGGTTGTGGGCGAAAGGCGAGGCACGCTCAATGAGCTGGCCCAGATCCTGAACGAACACGATCTTGACTCCCTGTTGCTGCAGCTCAGCGCCCAGACCGGACCGCAGCAAATCAAGTCGCAGCTGATCCGCTCCATCACACGCAATGAAAAGGCTGTGGAGCCCAAGCTCGGCAGTCTGCATGAGACCTTGGTTGACCACCGTCACCAGCTGGTTGACCACGTAGCAAGCTTGCACAATGTGCGCGATCGTTGGGGGTGCTCGCCCTACCAGGCGATGCAATCGCTGGCTGAGTTGACCTCTATCCATCCGGCGCCTGCCACCACGGTGCGCCTGAAACGCAGCGTGCTCGATAGCATTCGCGACCGCAAGGAACTTAGCTCCAGACTGCGCCGTGCCGCCGAACTGGGTGCCTTCAGTCAAGTGGCTGTCACGAGCGCGTGGCACGGTGCCCGAATGGTCACCCGCAAGGAAACCGAAACCGCCTATGCTCTGGCTGAGCAGCTGCACGATCAGGTACCCGCCTTTGCCAAAAAGATGAGTGAAGTGGCTGATTTTGGCCAGATTCGTCAGGGCCACTCCTTTGCGGAATGGGGCCGCCAGCTGAACATGCTTGTTGCTATCAGGGAAAGCCTGGATAAGTTCAGCGCGGACATTTTGACTGGTCCACGGATGAAATGA
- a CDS encoding SURF1 family protein: MLKTALRPKWIAALLFALVVAAVLVLLSQWQLSRSLEKDVAPPSVTEKVQPLLETMRPGLLMTGDLEGQLVTTSGHFDANKQVLVPSRIENGQVGYWVVTAFVVDGAPKLEGVAATKEVIIPVARGWIANPDEAAAAPGGTLTIEGRLLNTEGPEVSQNLPDGQIATLSTSELTNVWNVSTYAAFIVSHEEVLDGANVGASASAGTLTPITVTATDQNNKVNWLNIFYAIEWVVFAGFALFLWWRLVADDYRREQDELFDIDHGNDDDNDDVEPDGDVDSEKQLPTS; this comes from the coding sequence GTGTTGAAAACTGCCCTAAGGCCCAAATGGATTGCCGCGCTGTTGTTTGCGCTGGTTGTCGCCGCTGTTCTTGTCCTACTGAGCCAATGGCAGCTTTCGCGTTCGCTGGAGAAGGACGTGGCCCCACCCTCGGTCACTGAAAAAGTGCAACCGCTGTTGGAAACCATGCGTCCTGGTCTGCTCATGACAGGCGATCTTGAGGGCCAGTTGGTCACAACCAGCGGCCATTTCGATGCCAACAAGCAGGTTTTGGTGCCGTCCCGCATCGAAAACGGGCAGGTTGGCTACTGGGTCGTCACAGCCTTTGTAGTGGATGGTGCGCCGAAGCTGGAAGGCGTTGCAGCCACGAAGGAAGTGATTATTCCTGTAGCCCGCGGCTGGATTGCCAACCCTGATGAAGCAGCTGCTGCGCCAGGGGGCACGCTCACCATTGAAGGGCGTCTGCTGAACACCGAAGGTCCTGAAGTTTCACAAAACCTTCCGGACGGACAGATCGCCACACTCTCCACCTCAGAACTGACCAACGTTTGGAACGTCAGCACCTACGCGGCCTTCATCGTCTCGCACGAGGAAGTCCTAGACGGGGCGAACGTTGGTGCTTCGGCCTCGGCCGGCACGCTGACACCCATCACCGTCACAGCAACCGACCAGAACAACAAGGTCAACTGGCTGAATATTTTCTACGCCATTGAGTGGGTGGTATTTGCCGGGTTCGCGCTGTTCCTTTGGTGGCGGCTGGTGGCCGATGACTATCGCCGCGAGCAGGACGAACTCTTTGACATCGATCATGGGAACGACGACGATAACGACGACGTTGAACCTGATGGCGACGTGGACAGCGAAAAGCAGCTCCCGACGTCGTAA
- a CDS encoding GuaB3 family IMP dehydrogenase-related protein, translating to MTYEIEIGRGKRGRRAYSLDEISIVPARRTRDPQDVSVKWQIDAYQFEVPVIGAPMDSVMSPETAIALGKLGGLGVLDLEGLWTRYEDPQPVLDEIAALEGSVIEPGTTSRLQELYSAPIQAELITARLAEIRAAGVTVAGSLTPGRTQEFYKTVIAAGVDIFVIRGTTVSAEHVSKSTEPLNLKQFIYELDVPVIVGGAAGYTSALHLMRTGAAGVLVGFGGGASTTTSRALGIRSPMASAISDVAAARRDYMDESGGRYVHVIADGGMGSSGDIVKAIAMGADAVMLGAALSRAAEAPGQGWHWGAEAHHQELPRGHRVKMDTVGTLEEVLYGPAHRADGSSNLIGALRRSMATTGYSDLKEFQRIDVIVNPR from the coding sequence GTGACTTATGAGATTGAGATTGGCCGTGGAAAGCGCGGGCGCCGCGCATATTCGTTGGATGAGATTTCGATTGTGCCTGCCCGGCGCACCCGTGATCCCCAGGATGTGTCGGTGAAATGGCAGATCGACGCTTACCAGTTTGAGGTGCCCGTGATTGGCGCTCCGATGGATTCCGTCATGTCCCCGGAGACCGCCATTGCCCTGGGCAAACTCGGCGGGCTCGGTGTGCTGGACCTCGAGGGTCTCTGGACCCGCTACGAGGATCCGCAGCCGGTTCTGGATGAGATTGCCGCGTTGGAGGGATCGGTCATTGAGCCTGGGACCACCAGCCGCCTGCAGGAGCTCTACAGCGCCCCCATCCAGGCTGAGCTCATCACGGCCCGCCTGGCCGAGATTCGCGCCGCGGGCGTGACGGTCGCCGGATCCTTGACCCCGGGACGTACCCAGGAGTTCTACAAGACAGTGATTGCTGCCGGCGTTGACATCTTCGTCATCCGTGGCACCACCGTCTCGGCCGAACACGTCTCCAAGTCCACCGAGCCGTTGAACCTCAAGCAGTTCATTTACGAACTCGATGTCCCCGTTATTGTGGGCGGTGCAGCCGGGTACACCTCCGCACTGCACCTCATGCGGACCGGCGCAGCAGGCGTTCTGGTCGGCTTCGGCGGAGGGGCCTCCACCACCACCAGCCGCGCATTGGGCATCCGCTCACCCATGGCCAGCGCCATCTCCGACGTCGCAGCGGCACGCCGCGACTACATGGACGAATCCGGCGGACGTTACGTTCATGTCATTGCCGACGGAGGCATGGGCTCCAGCGGTGACATCGTCAAGGCCATTGCCATGGGCGCCGACGCCGTTATGCTCGGCGCAGCACTGTCCCGCGCAGCCGAGGCCCCAGGGCAGGGCTGGCACTGGGGTGCCGAGGCACACCATCAGGAACTGCCGCGCGGTCACCGCGTGAAGATGGACACTGTGGGAACGCTGGAGGAAGTGCTGTACGGCCCCGCCCACCGCGCCGACGGCAGCTCCAACCTCATTGGCGCCCTGCGCCGCTCAATGGCCACCACCGGCTACTCCGATTTGAAGGAATTCCAGCGGATCGACGTCATCGTCAACCCCCGATGA
- a CDS encoding DUF4872 domain-containing protein, which translates to MLSPYDHTTEYSHWDSGLWARVLAASGVRNPLTDAAFTEAMLAGLAGGIGFMIFTFEYKDITTASAVTRFHPGPYTENLLRRSGAAVNIQQTGSASLAQSRLDAALETGIPSVVRVVRGKLHWVAQDPLADMESVDVAVVGRDGEDYLMDDGGGRLERISSAALAQARGTRKADKHWQAHVVVGSRALPEELVGEALTVEVIRQAMAQTAQELLSEQAPHGVPAGYAKNFGIRGMSTWAQRLSDATSKHGWLRIFRDPKRASVGMGMLHGLLAGRRFSGPGALRPLYAQFLREVAEIAEGVSGVERGSLQEASAQYASLGAHWDALIDLLAAPGDPDFAAMAAQVEAIAVLEHAAAGTLESAAGVI; encoded by the coding sequence ATGCTTTCCCCCTATGACCACACCACCGAATATTCGCATTGGGACTCCGGACTCTGGGCCCGCGTCCTAGCCGCATCCGGGGTGCGCAACCCTCTCACTGACGCCGCGTTCACTGAGGCGATGCTGGCCGGGTTGGCAGGCGGTATTGGTTTCATGATTTTCACCTTTGAGTACAAGGACATCACCACGGCATCGGCAGTCACGCGCTTCCACCCCGGCCCGTACACGGAAAATCTGCTGCGTCGCAGCGGTGCCGCCGTCAACATCCAGCAGACTGGCAGCGCCTCCCTGGCCCAAAGCCGGCTCGATGCGGCGCTGGAAACGGGAATTCCCTCCGTCGTGCGCGTTGTCCGCGGCAAACTGCACTGGGTGGCACAAGACCCGCTGGCCGACATGGAATCCGTTGACGTGGCCGTGGTGGGCCGTGACGGCGAGGACTACCTGATGGACGACGGCGGCGGCAGGCTCGAGCGGATCAGTTCCGCCGCGCTGGCGCAGGCGCGCGGCACTCGCAAGGCGGATAAGCACTGGCAGGCCCACGTTGTGGTGGGCAGCCGCGCCTTGCCAGAGGAACTAGTGGGCGAGGCACTGACGGTCGAGGTGATCCGCCAAGCGATGGCGCAGACGGCGCAAGAACTGCTCTCGGAACAGGCCCCGCATGGGGTGCCAGCGGGCTATGCCAAAAACTTTGGCATCCGGGGCATGTCCACGTGGGCGCAGCGCCTGAGCGACGCCACCTCAAAGCACGGCTGGCTGCGGATTTTTCGTGACCCGAAACGTGCGTCGGTGGGTATGGGCATGTTGCACGGTTTGCTGGCCGGACGGCGGTTCAGTGGACCCGGCGCCTTGCGTCCGTTGTATGCGCAATTCCTGCGGGAGGTGGCGGAAATCGCAGAGGGGGTCTCCGGCGTCGAACGTGGCAGTTTACAAGAAGCCTCCGCACAATATGCCTCGCTGGGGGCACATTGGGACGCGCTCATAGACCTGTTAGCGGCGCCGGGGGACCCGGACTTCGCCGCGATGGCCGCGCAGGTAGAGGCTATTGCCGTCTTGGAGCACGCTGCCGCCGGGACGCTGGAATCGGCTGCCGGCGTCATTTAA
- a CDS encoding DUF3817 domain-containing protein, translated as MNTESAPTSREAATGPAAKAAPKRRFGGTPAQIMTSLRFYKYLAYATGTMLLLLVIELIFRYGFNSVLVAGGTDTTGTAHGFGLVNITGGVMPVTGGVNLSTMVLIVHGWMYVIYLIADFRLWTLMRWPFGKLVLIALGGVIPFLSFFVEAKVHKEVLAEVAANPKAGKRY; from the coding sequence ATGAACACAGAATCAGCCCCCACCTCGCGGGAGGCTGCCACCGGGCCTGCAGCGAAGGCGGCACCCAAACGCCGTTTTGGCGGCACTCCCGCGCAGATCATGACGTCCTTGAGGTTCTATAAGTACCTGGCCTATGCCACCGGCACCATGCTGCTGCTTCTCGTGATTGAACTGATCTTTCGCTACGGCTTCAACAGCGTCTTGGTCGCTGGCGGCACCGACACCACCGGTACCGCGCATGGCTTCGGATTGGTCAACATTACGGGCGGTGTCATGCCCGTCACCGGTGGCGTAAACCTGTCAACCATGGTGCTGATTGTGCACGGGTGGATGTATGTCATCTACCTGATTGCCGATTTCCGCCTCTGGACGCTGATGCGCTGGCCGTTCGGCAAGTTGGTGCTGATCGCCCTCGGTGGTGTGATTCCCTTCCTGTCCTTCTTCGTTGAGGCAAAGGTGCACAAGGAAGTGCTGGCCGAAGTCGCAGCCAATCCCAAAGCCGGCAAGCGCTACTAG
- the guaA gene encoding glutamine-hydrolyzing GMP synthase gives MTNPATAQTSQKPVLVVDYGAQYAQLIARRVREANVYSEIVPHTYTTAQLLAKNPAAIILSGGPSSVYAEGAPSVGADLFEAGIPVLGICYGFQAMAAALGGTVAQTGLREYGSTQVQILGESRSILSSTNADQTTWMSHGDSVQEAPEGFDVLASSAGAPVAAFANEEKCLFGVQWHPEVKHSEFGQKVLENFLFNGAKLEKNWTATSILDEQVELIRNQIGTARVLCGLSGGVDSAVAAALVQRAVGDQLTCVFVNHGLLRQGEAEQVELDFVASTGAKLYVANEQDRFLNALAGVSDPETKRKIIGREFIRAFEEAERAIMAEAASEGEEIKFLVQGTLYPDVVESGGGEGAANIKSHHNVGGLPEDLRFELVEPLRALFKDEVRAVGAELGLPAEIVGRQPFPGPGLGIRIVGEITGERLELLRKADAIARAELTAAGLDNEVWQMPVVLLADVRSVGVMGDGRTYGHPIVLRPVSSEDAMTADWSRLPYDLLAKISNRITNEVDGVNRVVLDVTSKPPGTIEWE, from the coding sequence GTGACTAATCCCGCTACGGCCCAGACTTCCCAGAAGCCCGTCCTGGTTGTGGACTACGGTGCCCAGTATGCTCAGCTGATTGCGCGCCGCGTGCGTGAGGCCAATGTGTACTCGGAAATCGTGCCGCATACCTATACAACTGCGCAGTTGCTGGCTAAAAACCCAGCTGCCATCATCCTCTCCGGTGGACCTTCAAGCGTCTACGCGGAAGGCGCACCGAGCGTTGGTGCAGACCTGTTTGAAGCAGGCATCCCCGTTTTGGGCATTTGCTATGGCTTCCAGGCCATGGCTGCCGCCCTCGGCGGAACCGTCGCCCAGACCGGTCTGCGTGAATACGGTTCCACCCAGGTTCAGATCCTGGGCGAAAGCCGCTCCATCCTCAGCTCTACCAATGCTGACCAGACCACGTGGATGAGCCACGGGGACAGCGTGCAAGAAGCCCCCGAGGGCTTCGATGTGCTCGCGTCCTCCGCCGGCGCACCCGTTGCCGCCTTCGCCAATGAGGAAAAGTGCCTCTTTGGTGTCCAGTGGCACCCCGAGGTCAAGCACTCCGAGTTCGGCCAGAAGGTGTTGGAGAACTTCCTGTTCAACGGCGCCAAGCTGGAAAAGAACTGGACTGCCACCAGCATTCTGGATGAGCAAGTTGAACTCATCCGCAACCAGATTGGCACCGCCCGGGTCCTCTGCGGCCTCTCCGGCGGCGTTGACTCGGCTGTGGCAGCTGCCCTGGTGCAGCGCGCAGTGGGCGATCAGCTCACCTGCGTGTTCGTCAACCATGGCCTGTTGCGTCAAGGTGAAGCAGAACAGGTGGAGCTGGACTTTGTAGCGTCCACCGGCGCCAAGCTGTATGTCGCCAACGAGCAGGACCGCTTCCTGAACGCCTTGGCTGGAGTTTCTGACCCTGAGACCAAGCGCAAAATCATTGGCCGCGAATTCATCCGTGCCTTCGAGGAAGCGGAGCGTGCCATCATGGCCGAAGCCGCTTCCGAGGGCGAAGAGATCAAGTTCCTGGTCCAGGGCACCCTGTACCCCGACGTCGTGGAATCCGGCGGCGGCGAAGGTGCTGCAAACATCAAGAGCCACCACAACGTGGGCGGCCTGCCTGAAGATCTGCGCTTTGAGCTCGTTGAGCCGCTGCGTGCACTCTTCAAGGACGAGGTCCGCGCAGTTGGCGCCGAGCTGGGCCTGCCGGCCGAGATCGTTGGACGCCAGCCGTTCCCCGGCCCCGGCCTGGGAATCCGCATCGTCGGTGAAATCACCGGCGAACGCCTGGAACTGCTGCGCAAGGCTGATGCCATTGCCCGCGCCGAGCTCACCGCAGCCGGCCTGGACAACGAAGTATGGCAGATGCCTGTTGTGCTGCTGGCAGATGTCCGCAGCGTTGGTGTCATGGGCGATGGCCGCACCTACGGTCACCCGATCGTCTTGCGCCCTGTGTCCTCCGAAGACGCCATGACGGCCGACTGGTCACGCTTGCCGTACGACCTGCTGGCCAAGATCTCCAACCGAATCACCAATGAGGTGGATGGTGTTAACCGCGTGGTTCTGGACGTTACGTCCAAGCCGCCGGGAACCATCGAGTGGGAGTAA
- a CDS encoding PTS sugar transporter subunit IIA: MTPGSLERYETELTNSGLVILEMAAETKEDAAAQLAAKLFEQGRISDLAGFLKDVNAREHQMATGLPGGIGIPHARSEFVQQISIAVGITKFGHSLDFGAVDGPATVILLIATPASSFSAHLEVLATMARSLFKENFRESLRRAHDAEVIAELINSSLVFFDH; this comes from the coding sequence ATGACACCGGGTTCGCTGGAACGCTATGAAACAGAATTGACCAACTCCGGGCTGGTCATTTTGGAGATGGCGGCGGAGACCAAAGAAGACGCCGCAGCCCAATTGGCGGCCAAGCTCTTTGAGCAGGGTCGAATTTCGGATCTTGCCGGATTCCTCAAGGACGTCAATGCCCGCGAGCATCAGATGGCCACGGGCCTCCCCGGCGGGATCGGCATCCCACACGCCAGAAGTGAATTTGTCCAGCAAATCTCCATCGCCGTGGGCATCACCAAGTTCGGCCACAGCCTGGATTTTGGTGCCGTGGACGGGCCCGCCACCGTGATCTTGCTCATTGCCACCCCAGCCAGTTCCTTCTCCGCTCACTTGGAAGTCCTGGCCACCATGGCCAGGTCCCTTTTCAAGGAAAACTTCCGTGAATCACTGCGCCGAGCCCACGACGCCGAGGTCATTGCCGAGCTCATTAACTCCAGCTTGGTGTTCTTCGACCACTAG